Proteins encoded together in one Candidatus Scalindua japonica window:
- a CDS encoding TrkH family potassium uptake protein, translated as MNIPLVLHTLGNLFLLLSGILLIPFGVSVCYGTREEIWAFVFSFIASGFTGISLKFLMTPKNEDITIREGLAIVAFWWMSCALFGALPYYFSGVCDTFCDSYFESMSGLTTTGASIFSDIEALPHGILFWRSMTQWLGGMGIVVFFVAILPTIGVGGHKLFSAEAPDLTTDKIKPRIAQTAKILWVVYLSLTAILIPFLWLGGMEFFDAVCHAFTTVSTGGFSTKNLSIAAYDNLFIEIIIMVFAFIAGCNFILYYQLVIGKFRRVLVNSELRFFVTLVICAICIVTLTLFFFHSTSYNGGVKDHRFNSIGGSLRYAAFQTVSIITSTGYCNADFDLWPNFTRVFLVLLMFIGGCAGSTAGGMKVARIMLLCKSSARELLHMLRPRAIMHVKLSGKPVGEDIITNTLGFIVIHLGIFGVFSLILTLFGTDLVTSFSAVASMMSNVGPALADAGATRNYHEIAYPCKWVLTLSMLIGRLEIYTVILIFLPLTWKK; from the coding sequence TATTGCATCGGGGTTTACCGGCATATCATTAAAGTTTCTCATGACTCCCAAGAATGAAGATATTACCATCAGAGAGGGTTTGGCCATTGTTGCATTCTGGTGGATGTCCTGTGCTCTGTTTGGGGCCTTGCCTTACTATTTTTCCGGAGTTTGTGATACTTTCTGTGATTCCTACTTTGAATCAATGAGTGGTCTTACAACTACAGGCGCCTCTATTTTCAGTGATATTGAGGCATTGCCGCATGGCATTCTATTCTGGAGAAGCATGACACAGTGGCTCGGGGGGATGGGTATCGTTGTTTTCTTTGTAGCAATACTTCCTACAATTGGTGTTGGTGGCCATAAACTGTTCAGCGCTGAAGCTCCAGATCTTACGACTGATAAGATAAAACCCCGTATTGCTCAGACGGCAAAAATATTGTGGGTCGTATATCTCTCTCTTACTGCCATTTTAATTCCGTTTTTATGGTTGGGGGGGATGGAGTTCTTTGACGCTGTCTGTCACGCCTTTACTACGGTATCTACAGGAGGGTTCTCCACAAAAAACCTGAGTATTGCCGCCTATGACAATCTGTTTATAGAGATAATCATCATGGTTTTTGCCTTTATAGCCGGCTGTAATTTCATTCTCTATTATCAATTGGTTATAGGGAAATTTAGAAGAGTACTGGTTAATTCTGAACTCCGTTTTTTTGTGACCCTGGTAATATGTGCTATCTGTATAGTAACACTTACACTGTTTTTCTTTCATTCAACCTCCTATAATGGAGGTGTGAAAGATCACAGATTTAACAGTATTGGTGGTTCGCTGAGATACGCCGCATTTCAGACGGTTTCTATAATTACCAGTACCGGCTATTGTAACGCTGACTTTGATCTCTGGCCAAATTTTACCAGAGTCTTTCTTGTTCTACTTATGTTTATTGGTGGGTGCGCGGGATCGACCGCCGGCGGTATGAAAGTCGCGAGAATAATGTTGCTTTGTAAGAGCAGCGCCAGGGAGCTTCTTCACATGTTAAGGCCAAGGGCCATAATGCATGTTAAGCTCAGTGGTAAACCGGTCGGCGAAGATATAATTACCAACACACTGGGATTTATTGTTATACACCTGGGGATATTTGGTGTATTCTCTCTTATTCTGACTCTCTTTGGCACTGACTTGGTTACGTCATTCAGCGCGGTTGCATCAATGATGAGCAACGTCGGCCCTGCCCTGGCTGATGCAGGCGCCACCAGAAATTATCATGAAATTGCTTACCCCTGCAAATGGGTACTAACCCTTTCCATGCTGATAGGCAGGTTGGAAATATACACAGTTATACTTATCTTTTTGCCACTGACATGGAAGAAATAA